In Deinococcus metallilatus, the sequence TGCTCCTGACGAGCGGTGCCCGGGGACCGGGGAGGACGAGGCGGGTGTGATCCCCCGGGCCGTGGCCGCTGCCCACACCAGCGTCATCGCCGTGGGAGGGGTGGAAGCGCCCACCGCGACCACCGGGGTGTGAACCGTGGCCGGTCGCGGTCAGTGCGGCGGGGCCGCCGCGTTCCCGCCGCCTTGATGGAGGTCGGGGACGCGACCCACCCAGTGGACGGCCTGAACCTGCGGGAGTCCAACCCGCTGGACCGGCTGGCCCTGGGCCTCGCCTGGGGGTCCGGGAGCCCCTCGTGATGGGCCTCACGGCGAGCGGCGCGGTGGGCGGCGCCCGGAAGGGATGGTTCCGGAGCACGCGGGCCGGATGATCCGCCTGCGCCCCTCAGGCCGCGCGCCGCTGGGAGAGCCTGCGGGCACCCAGCACCAGGCCCAGGAGCAGCGGCGGCGCGAGCAGGCCGAGCAGCGCGTACCCAACGTAGCGCCCCGGCGTGGACGTGACCGGCAGCACCACCGCCACCCGGGTGGGCTGACCCACAAAGGCGAAAGGCCGCCCGGCCACCGCCGCCTCGCCCCGGTAGGTGGTGTCCACCACGGTCAGGACGTACCGCCCGGCGGGCAGGGGGGCGAGGTCCCCGGTGTACTGTCCCGTCTCCTGCCCGGCCGTCAGCTTCGCCCGGCCCAGGACGCCCGTCTCCGGCACGTCGTTCGCCCGGCCTGGCGTGCCCGTGCCCCGCGACACCAGCACCTCCACGGCCGCCCCCCGGATGGGCAGGCCGCTCGTCTGCCCGACCAGGCTCGCCTCCACCCGGACGGCGTCCGGGAGCGGCGCGAGCGCCGCTGTCACCGTCACGGGTTCGCTGTGGGCCAGCGCGCCGGGCGCGAGGAGGACCGCCAGCAGCAGGGCCAGCCGCCTCACCGCGGGCCTCCCAGCAGGGTGCCGCGCATCTGCATGGGTTGCCCCAGGATCAGGACGGTGAGGGCGGCGACGACCAGGAACCACACGATCACCGGGACGGCGGCCCGCCACACCCCCTGGGCGGCGCGCGCGGTCAGGTAGGCGCTGGCCCCGGAGCCCGCGTAGAGCAGGGCCACCTGGAGCGGGAACAGCAGGTTCTCGGGCACCAGGGCCGCCAACGTCCAGTCTGGCGTCCCGGCCGGCAGGCCGAGCCGCCCCAGGGCCTGCTGCAAGACCGGCACGATGCTCGCCCAGCCAGTCAGGAAGTGGAAGCTGTAGTGTCCCGCCCAGACGGCAAAGGCGAGCGGGAAGACGGCGCTCCCCCAGCGCCGCGCCGCCTGCCGCATCCCCTCGCGCCGTCCGGCGAGGCGGCTCGCCCACCCGAAGAGGGCCAGGGTGAGCCCGCAGCCGCCCCCCAGGACCACGCCGAGCATGAGGCCCAGCACCAGGGCCTCGCTGCGGGTGCCCAGCCACGAGGCGAGCCCCTGCGCGGCGGCGGCGTACGGGGGGGTCATCGCCAGGGCGTTGGCGACCCCCGCGAAGAGCAGCAGCGTGCCCAGCAGCGCGACGTCGGCCCGGGGGCGCCACGCGGCGAGCGCCCGGGTGGGCGGGCGCAGCACGAGCGCGACGTTGTCGTGGGGGCAGGCCCGCACGCAGTTCAGGCAGAGGGTGCAGTCCTGGTTGCTGCGGACCTGCGGCACGAACAGCTCGGTTTCGCAGCCGGGGAAGGTGCGGGCATTCTCCAGCGGCGCGAGTTGGAGCAGGGGCGCGGCCGGTCCCCCCAGGGTGCCGCGTCCCCCGGCGTCCTCCAGCCGGCCGTTCACGCAGTACTGCCCGGCGCAGGAGCGGCACACGTCGGGATCGCGCGCCGCGATCTGGGCCGGGCTGACGTGCGAGAGGGCGAAGTTGAAGTTCCCCAGCGGGCAGACGTGCTTGCAGAAGGTGCCCGCCGGGAAGAGGGTGTCCACCGCCAGCGCCGCGCCGAAGTACCCCAGGATCAGCCACGCGGTGAGCCAGGGGCTGGCCCACAGGTCGAAGGCCTCGTAGGCGAACAGGAAGGCCACGGTCAGGCCCAGCACGGGGTACTTGTTCCGCAGGGCCCGCGGCCAGGTCAGGCGCGGGGTGAGGCGGCGCAGCCAGCGGCTGGGGCCGCGCGTGAGCATCAGCGGGCAGGCCGCGCAGAAGAGATTGCCCAGGACGAGGAGCGCCAGCACGACCAGGCCGCGGTAGTGCAGCCACACCGAGACTGTCGCCAGGTTCTGCGGGGCGACCTGCCGCCCGGTCAGGCCGTCGAACACGGCGAGCAGCGCCAGCCCCAGCAGCGGCAGTTGCAGGGTCAGGCGGGCATACCGCCACCGCACGAAGCGCCCGAGGCCGGGCAGGCGCAGCAGGTCCGGGCCGGGGACGCGCCGCCGGGTCGTCCCCGCGCTCATGGGCCCGCCACCTCCAGCGGCACGTCGGTGGTGAGGGTCCGCCCATCCCCCGTGCGCGCCGTCACGGTGAGCACCCAGCTTCCCGCCATGTTCAGGTCCAGGGGGTCCACCACGTACCGTCCGTTCCCGGCGGGGGTGGCCTGGGCGCGCACGGGAGCCATGCCCGCGTGGGTCATGTTGCCCTCGACGCTGACCGCGGCGGCGGGCAGGTCCGGGAGGGTGAGCGTGAGCCGGGTGACGCCAACCCGCGCCGGGCTGGGCCGGGTGGCAAGCCGCACATCGAAGTCCCGGGCGGCCGGGGCCCGGCAGGACACGAGCGTCAGGCCCAGGGCCAGCAGCCCGGCCAGAGGCGGGCATCGCGGCGGTGGGGGCGGTCGGCTCGGCATAACGTTCGGGACGTCCCGCCATCCTATCCCAGCCGGGGACCACCGCGGCGGCGGGCTCCCCGCTCCCGTGGGCGGCGACGGCGCGCCAGCCACAGCCCCGCGCCCGTGAGCAGCGTCCCCAGGCCCAGCCCGAGCAGGCCCAGCGTGAGTGGACCCTGCCGGGCGAACCGCTCGGCGAGGGTGGGGTTGTCGCGCCGCCACGCGACGACGAGGTCGCGCATCTGCTCCTCGCCCCACCTCAGCACCACCGGCTCGAAGGGCTGGCCGGTCCGGGACTCGGAGTGGATGTCGGCCCAGTCCACCGCGAATCCGCGGGCCGACCCGGCGCCCGGGGCCGACAGTTGGACGGAGGCCGGGTCGCCCACGAACAGGAACACCTGGTAGCTGTAGGCGGGGTCGCCGAAGCCGACGTAATTGCGCGGGTTGAGGTAGCGGACGTC encodes:
- a CDS encoding 4Fe-4S binding protein yields the protein MSAGTTRRRVPGPDLLRLPGLGRFVRWRYARLTLQLPLLGLALLAVFDGLTGRQVAPQNLATVSVWLHYRGLVVLALLVLGNLFCAACPLMLTRGPSRWLRRLTPRLTWPRALRNKYPVLGLTVAFLFAYEAFDLWASPWLTAWLILGYFGAALAVDTLFPAGTFCKHVCPLGNFNFALSHVSPAQIAARDPDVCRSCAGQYCVNGRLEDAGGRGTLGGPAAPLLQLAPLENARTFPGCETELFVPQVRSNQDCTLCLNCVRACPHDNVALVLRPPTRALAAWRPRADVALLGTLLLFAGVANALAMTPPYAAAAQGLASWLGTRSEALVLGLMLGVVLGGGCGLTLALFGWASRLAGRREGMRQAARRWGSAVFPLAFAVWAGHYSFHFLTGWASIVPVLQQALGRLGLPAGTPDWTLAALVPENLLFPLQVALLYAGSGASAYLTARAAQGVWRAAVPVIVWFLVVAALTVLILGQPMQMRGTLLGGPR
- a CDS encoding FixH family protein; its protein translation is MPSRPPPPPRCPPLAGLLALGLTLVSCRAPAARDFDVRLATRPSPARVGVTRLTLTLPDLPAAAVSVEGNMTHAGMAPVRAQATPAGNGRYVVDPLDLNMAGSWVLTVTARTGDGRTLTTDVPLEVAGP